A genome region from Ursus arctos isolate Adak ecotype North America unplaced genomic scaffold, UrsArc2.0 scaffold_18, whole genome shotgun sequence includes the following:
- the LOC125283263 gene encoding olfactory receptor 2S2-like, whose product MEKANWSSPMAGFILLGLSAYPRLEKIFFVLILLMYLVILLGNGVLILVTILDSRLHTPMYFFLGNLSFLDICYTTSSVPLILDSFLTPRKTISFSACAVQMFLSFAMAGTECVLLSMMAFDRYVAICNPLRYPVVMSKAAYVPMAVSSWAIGGTASVVHTSLTIQLPFCGDNVINHFTCEILALLKLACTDITINVISMGVTNVIFLGVPVLFISVSYVFIIATILRIPSAEGRRKAFSTCSAHFTVVVIFYGTLFFMYGKPKSKDALGADKEDLSDKLIPLFYGVVTPMLNPIIYSLRNKDVKAAVRNLVPQKCFTH is encoded by the coding sequence ATGGAAAAAGCCAATTGGTCCTCCCCTATGGCAGGGTTCATTCTCCTGGGACTCTCAGCCTACCCGAGGCTGGAGAAAATATTCTTTGTGCTCATCCTCCTGATGTACCTGGTGATCCTGCTGGGCAACGGCGTCCTCATCCTGGTGACCATTCTTGACTCCCGCCTGCacacgcccatgtacttcttcctggggAACCTCTCCTTCCTGGACATCTGCTACACAACCTCCTCAGTCCCCCTCATTCTTGACAGCTTCCTGacccccaggaaaaccatctccTTCTCCGCCTGTGCCGTACAGATGTTTCTCTCCTTTGCCATGGCAGGGACAGAGTGTGTGCTCCTGAGCATGATGGCATttgatcgctatgtggccatctgtaacccCCTGAGGTACCCTGTGGTCATGAGCAAGGCTGCCTACGTGCCCATGGCTGTCAGCTCCTGGGCTATTGGTGGGACTGCTTCTGTGGTACACACATCCTTGACAATTCAGCTGCCTTTCTGTGGGGACAATGTCATCAACCACTTCACCTGTGAGATCCTGGCGCTCCTAAAGTTGGCCTGTACTGACATCACCATCAATGTcatcagcatgggggtgaccaatGTGATCTTCCTGGGGGTCCCAGTTCTGTTCATCTCTGTCTCTTATGTGTTCATCATTGCCACCATCCTGAGGATCCCCTCAgctgaggggaggagaaaggccttctccacctgctctgcTCACTTCACTGTGGTGGTCATCTTCTATGGGACCTTATTTTTCATGTATGGGAAGCCCAAGTCTAAGGATGCCCTGGGGGCAGACAAAGAAGACCTATCAGACAAGCTCATCCCCCTCTTCTATGGGGTGGTGACCCCCATgctcaaccccatcatctacagCCTCAGGAACAAGGATGTGAAGGCTGCTGTGAGGAACCTGGTGCCTCAGAAATGTTTCACCCACTGA